In Pirellulales bacterium, a single genomic region encodes these proteins:
- a CDS encoding MFS transporter, producing the protein MIRTSSTAMPLHARTAVERRQFAAPRREAEPTYGRTFWFTYLSNLFITTANATMFRYGDFVSLHDGTELELGVIVGAGMIGSLLMRAAQGVGIDTYGVRRIWVISSVGYVLACVGHLWVQDIHGPGVYALRILYQTSLAGIFGASITYISRQAPVYRMTEVVGTLGTSGFLGMILGALIVDKLYGSGAITASGVERMFWAAAVMGLVSGVLALLATRKDAAPMTRRRVPVLWLLKRYHPGPLLLMGITQGFGLGLATTFLRPFTASLGIDGIATFFTIYAVTAFVTRLSIRRLPERVGIRRMVILGVGCLAASMLSYLAVRAEWELAFPAVLVGVGHAFLFPAVTAGGSASFPRRYRGLGTTLMLTMFDLGMLLGSPATGAILGLADSAGLPKYPTLFVTLSVLFAAATAWYAMATRGQLDPHRAYKLGSGVAPGELAIPATVSAVRPRL; encoded by the coding sequence GCTGCATGCCCGCACGGCGGTCGAACGGAGACAATTCGCTGCGCCACGCCGAGAAGCGGAGCCTACCTACGGCCGGACCTTTTGGTTCACGTACCTCTCGAACCTGTTCATCACAACGGCCAATGCGACCATGTTTCGCTATGGCGATTTCGTGTCGCTGCACGACGGCACGGAACTGGAACTGGGAGTCATTGTCGGGGCAGGCATGATCGGCAGTTTGCTGATGCGCGCCGCGCAGGGTGTGGGTATCGACACCTACGGTGTGCGCCGCATTTGGGTCATTTCCAGCGTGGGCTATGTGCTGGCCTGCGTGGGGCACTTGTGGGTGCAAGACATTCACGGCCCTGGCGTGTACGCGCTGCGGATCCTGTACCAAACCAGCCTGGCTGGGATCTTTGGCGCCTCGATCACCTATATTTCGCGTCAAGCGCCGGTGTATCGAATGACCGAGGTGGTGGGAACTCTCGGCACCTCGGGCTTCCTGGGAATGATCCTGGGCGCCTTGATCGTGGACAAACTGTATGGTTCTGGCGCCATCACTGCATCGGGCGTCGAACGCATGTTCTGGGCCGCGGCCGTAATGGGCCTGGTGTCGGGCGTATTGGCGCTTTTGGCCACACGTAAGGACGCCGCGCCAATGACGCGGCGCCGAGTGCCGGTGCTGTGGCTGCTCAAGCGCTACCATCCCGGTCCACTGCTCTTGATGGGCATCACGCAAGGGTTTGGACTGGGATTGGCGACAACCTTTTTGCGACCTTTCACCGCCAGTCTGGGCATTGATGGAATAGCCACGTTCTTCACGATTTACGCGGTAACAGCCTTCGTTACACGGCTCTCCATTCGACGGCTGCCCGAGCGTGTTGGCATTCGCCGCATGGTCATCCTGGGAGTCGGTTGCCTGGCGGCGAGCATGTTGTCGTACCTGGCGGTTCGCGCCGAGTGGGAGTTGGCGTTTCCGGCGGTACTGGTGGGTGTTGGACATGCGTTCTTGTTTCCGGCCGTCACCGCAGGAGGGAGCGCGTCGTTTCCGCGGCGCTATCGTGGTTTGGGAACGACTTTAATGTTGACGATGTTCGATCTGGGCATGCTGCTTGGATCACCCGCCACCGGCGCGATTCTTGGCCTCGCGGATTCGGCCGGGTTGCCGAAATATCCCACGTTGTTCGTGACTCTTTCTGTTTTGTTTGCGGCCGCGACCGCGTGGTATGCGATGGCGACCCGCGGGCAACTTGATCCACATCGGGCCTACAAGCTCGGTTCCGGCGTGGCACCTGGTGAACTGGCGATTCCGGCTACTGTTTCGGCAGTTCGGCCACGGCTGTGA